The following DNA comes from Fervidibacillus albus.
CATAACGATGGCCCTTTCGATAATGGGACGATCGAACATATATTTAAGGAAATATTCAAAGCGTCCCTCGAATTGCAAGAAATCGATGACCATAAAACGTTACTCGTGTCGAGAGAAAATAAAAATGAAAATACGGTCGTTCGTGTGAAAGGGGTAAGGATTGGCGACGAACAGCCTCAGTTTATCTTCGGCCCTTGTTCGGTCGAATCGTACGAGCAAACCCGTGCCGTCGCAAAACGAATGAAGGAAAAGGGATTGAAGCTTTTTAGAGGTGGTGCTTTCAAACCGAGAACGTCCCCATATGATTTTCAAGGCCTTGGATGGGAGGGACTCAAAATATTAAAGGAAATTGGCGAAGAATTCAATTTAGCGATCGTCAGTGAAATCGTCCATCCTTCCCATATTGAAAAAGCGCTCGAATACGTTGACGTCATTCAAATCGGGGCGCGGAATATGCAAAATTTCGAGTTATTGAAAGAAGCGGGTCGGGTGAAAAAACCGGTGTTATTGAAAAGAGGAATGAGTGCTACGATTGAAGAATTTATGTTGGCAGCGGAATATATCGTTTCCAAAGGGAATGAAGAGATTATTTTGTGTGAACGGGGCATTCGAACTTATGAACGAGCAACGAGGAATACCCTCGATATCACATCGGTACCAATTTTAAAAAAGGAAACTCATCTTCCAGTCATCGTAGACGTAACCCATTCGACGGGAAGGCGAGACTTACTACTTCCGGCATCGAAAGCAGCTCTTGCCATCGGTGCGGATGGAATTATGGCAGAAGTGCATCCAGATCCAGCGGTTGCCCTATCCGATGCTCGTCAACAAATGGACCTCGATCAATTCGATTCATTTTTCGAACAGCTCATTTCGAATGAAAGAAATTGATGAAAACCATTTAATTTTATCGGATAAATATGTATTTTCCCGTTTGAAATTGTGCTATAATTAACATAAATCCCTTTTGTTCTTTAATGAGCAGAAGGGGTTTTTTAAAAAAATTGGGAAATCGGTGAATGGGTTTGAAAGGATGGTTCGTTGATTAGCGCAAATAATGAATATGAAAAATAATGGTTTGCGAAAAAACCGGCATATAGCGTATGATAAACGTAGAAACTTGAGTTGAATATATTTTATTCCGCATGAAATATAATCCATTTTACTAAAGGAGATGTAATGAACATGAACGTGACCATTTATGATGTGGCAAGGGAAGCGAACGTCTCGATGGCAACCGTATCCCGTGTCGTCAACGGCAATCCAAATGTGAAACCAGCGACGAGAAAAAAAGTATTGGAAGTGATTGAACGTTTAGGTTACCGTCCGAATGCTGTCGCCCGGGGATTGGCTAGTAAAAAAACGACGACGGTCGGGGTGATAATTCCAGATATTTCAAGCACCTTTTTTGCCGAATTGGCCCGTGGGATAGAAGATGTGGCAACGATGTATAATTATAATATTATTTTGTCGAACTCGGACCAAAATGAGGAGAAGGAACTCCATTTATTAAATACGATGTTAGGTAAACAAGTGGACGGTATTTTATTCATGGGTGGAAACATTACAAATAAGCTCGTGGAAGAATTCGAAAAATCTCCGGTGCCCGTCGTTTTAGCTAGCTCGATTGAAGAAAGCGGAAAAATTCCGTCTGTAAATATTGATTATGAACGGGCAGCTTACGATGTGACGAAACATTTTATCGATCAAGGACATAAAAATATCGCCTATGTCACGGGCCCGATTTACGAACCGATTAATCGATTGAAAAATTTAGTCGGCTACAAAAAGGCGTTGGAAGAAGCAGGGCTTGGTGTCAACGAAAATTTGATTATTGAAGGAGATTATACGTACGAATCCGGGATGGAAGCGGCTGAAAAATTGTTGCAATTGGAAGAAAAGCCTACTGCTATATACGTAAGCAACGATGAAATGGCCGTCGGTGTCACCCACGGTCTCCAAGATGCAGGAAATACGATTCCTGATGATTTCGAAATTATTTCCGCACATACAACGAGACTTGCCAATATGGTTCGTCCACAATTAAGTGCAGTCGTCCAACCATTATATGATATCGGTGCTGTCGCTATGCGATTGTTAACGAAGTATATGAATAAAGAAGAAGTAACGGAACATGTCGTCATTCTCCCTCATCGAATTGAATTTCGAAACTCAACAAAATAAAAATCATGTCGATATAAAGAAAGAGAGATAATTCCTTAAACAAAAACGGGAGAGAGAGAATGAAGAGGCTTGATAGTTTTACACCAATCGGTCTGTTGCTAGGTATTGTGACATTTTCCTATGGCATTATTTCAAAAAACGACGTGAGTGGATTTCTACAATTTATCGATATTCCATCGATCATCATCGTCTTCGGAGGATTGACTGCAGCGATGTTTGTCAGTTTTCCACCGAAGGAAATGAAGCAAATTTTCGTCGTCATTAAACAAGCATTTTCCAAAAATGAAGATCAGTTGCCGAAGTTAATCGATTTGTTCGTCCGTTTATCCGACCGAGCAAGAAGGGAAGGGTTGCTTGCTTTGGAATCGGAAATGGAAGAGGTGGATGATCCGTTTATTCAGAAGGGAATTTTGCTTGCGATAGACGGTGTGGAAAGCGATA
Coding sequences within:
- a CDS encoding bifunctional 3-deoxy-7-phosphoheptulonate synthase/chorismate mutase, which translates into the protein MTKERMEQLREQIDEINFKILDLMNERGYLAKEIGVLKKAQGINRYDPVRERKMLDRLIQHNDGPFDNGTIEHIFKEIFKASLELQEIDDHKTLLVSRENKNENTVVRVKGVRIGDEQPQFIFGPCSVESYEQTRAVAKRMKEKGLKLFRGGAFKPRTSPYDFQGLGWEGLKILKEIGEEFNLAIVSEIVHPSHIEKALEYVDVIQIGARNMQNFELLKEAGRVKKPVLLKRGMSATIEEFMLAAEYIVSKGNEEIILCERGIRTYERATRNTLDITSVPILKKETHLPVIVDVTHSTGRRDLLLPASKAALAIGADGIMAEVHPDPAVALSDARQQMDLDQFDSFFEQLISNERN
- the ccpA gene encoding catabolite control protein A encodes the protein MNVTIYDVAREANVSMATVSRVVNGNPNVKPATRKKVLEVIERLGYRPNAVARGLASKKTTTVGVIIPDISSTFFAELARGIEDVATMYNYNIILSNSDQNEEKELHLLNTMLGKQVDGILFMGGNITNKLVEEFEKSPVPVVLASSIEESGKIPSVNIDYERAAYDVTKHFIDQGHKNIAYVTGPIYEPINRLKNLVGYKKALEEAGLGVNENLIIEGDYTYESGMEAAEKLLQLEEKPTAIYVSNDEMAVGVTHGLQDAGNTIPDDFEIISAHTTRLANMVRPQLSAVVQPLYDIGAVAMRLLTKYMNKEEVTEHVVILPHRIEFRNSTK